GAGCGTATTTAAATTTACAGGACACCATGGGCCTAGGTGTTGGGCTAAATCAGTTAGGCTATGTTGGACAGCCTGGTGACTATATGTTAAGAATATATTCACTTCTATCAATATATTTAAATTTTAATGATGGTGGTACTACGGCATCAAAATTCATATCTGAATTTGGGCTGTTTGCGGTTATTTTAATTTTAATTTTTTTAAGAAATGTAATCAAGTATGTTATAAGGTTGAGAAATAAGAATAATTTATTTTCTTCATTTGAACTTTTTTTTTACTCTATCTATATTATGATGATGATTGAACTATTTGTTAGAGGAATTGGATATTTTACTGGGACAATATTTCTGCTTTTAAGTGGAATTTTTTATTTTCAAAATCAAAGAAGTACTAAAAATGCATGTATTAATTAATGCTATTGGTATTACAGATTCAGGTGGTATAACAGTACTTGAAAATGTTTTAATTGAATGCAGTAATGATGAAGCAAATAGCTTTTATATTATATGCAATGATAATATAAATATAAATAGATTTTATATAAAATATTCTGGTGTAAAAAACTTTGAATTTAAAATTATAAAAAATAGAAGTTTTTTATATAGGTTGTATTATGAAAATATAGTATTTAATATGATTATTCAAAATAACAATATAGACTTAGTTTATAATTTTTCTGGAACTGCACAGTTTTTCTTGAAAACACATCAGATTACAAAGGTGCATAACTTACTTTTTTACTCTAAAAAAATAGGTAAAGTATATTTTGAAAAAAAAGAATATTTAAAATGGTTTAAGCAAATATTGCTAAAAAGGTTTGTTTTTCATAATATGTTAAAACGAACAAAATATATAGAAGTTCAATCTTCTCATGTAAAAGAGTGTATATCTGATTTTTTAGATATTGGCAATAAAATGTTTTACATAAAGAGTGATATTGATGTGTCGAATGATTTGTTTTCTAAACCAAAAGAATATGATTTTAGAAAAAAGATAAAATTTCTTTATATTGTGGGACCTCATTTTGAATATATTCATAAAAATTTTATAGATTTTACAGATACAATGATTGAATTTTATAAATTAAATATAGATTTTGAAATAAATATTACTTTAACAAAAGAACAGTTAGATAATTCTTTTTTATGGGATAGCTCTTTGAGCCTAAAAACAAACTTTTTAGGATATATAAATAAAGAAGAAGTAAATAATTTGTTTGTAGATAACACTATTTTAATTTCTACTTCTATAATTGAGACTCTTGGACTGCATGTAGTAGAAGCTGTTCAAAATGGAATCTTAGTAATAGCTCCAAATGAAATATATAGTAAAATGGTTTATGGAGACGACTTTCTTACTTATGAATTATTTAATAAAGAGTCATTGTTAAGAGCAATAAAAGGTATTACTTTACAATGTAATAATAGTATTAAAGATATAATATTGAATAATCAACGATATTTAATTGAAAATGAAAATAAAAAATGTAAATCAATAATAGAAATATTTGATGAAGTGATAAAGGATATAAATGTTTAAAGATAAAGTGTTACTAATTACAGGAGGGACTGGTTCATTTGGTAATGCCGTCCTTCGTAATTTTTTAGATACTGATATAAAAGAGATAAGAATTTTTTCCCGTGATGAATTAAAACAAGATGATATGCGTAAGAGATACAACAATGATAAACTTAAGTTTTATATTGGTGATGTTAGAGATGTTAACTCTTTGGAAGATGCTTTTAAAGGTGTTGACTTTATTTTTCATGCAGCTGCTTTAAAGCAGGTGCCTTCTTGTGAATTTTACCCTATGCAAGCAGTTCAGACAAATGTTATCGGCACAGAAAATGTTTTAAATGTTTCTATTAAATCTGGTGTCAGCAAAGTAATTGTACTCAGTACCGATAAAGCAGTTTATCCAATTAATGCTATGGGCATCAGTAAAGCCATGATGGAAAAAGTAGCAGTTGCTAAGTCTAGAAATCTTGGCACAGAGACAACAATTTGCTGTACTAGATATGGAAATGTTATGGCTAGTCGCGGTTCTGTTATACCTCTTTTTATAGAACAGATTAAAAAAAATGAAGAGATAACTATAACAGATCCAAATATGACAAGATTTATGATGAGTTTGGATGATGCTGTTGACTTAGTTATGTTCGCTTTTAAAAATGGAAAAAATGGAGATATCTTTGTACAAAAATCACCTGCTGCAACAATAGAGCTTTTAGCCAATACGTTAAAAAATATATTAAACAAAAGTGAGCATGTGGTAAAGGTTATCGGCACAAGACATGGCGAAAAATTATATGAAACTCTTTTGACGAGAGAAGAGATGGTCCATGCTGTTGACATGGATAAATATTACAGAATACCTGCAGATAATAGGGATTTAAACTATAACAAGTATTTTGAAGAAGGTGAAGTTATAACGGAAGCTTCAGACTATCATTCGCACAATACTCACAGGTTAGATGAAGTTGAACTTAGAAAAATGCTTCTTTCGCTAAGAGAGATCAAGAGTGATTTAAAAGAGCTTGGAGTTATTTCATGAAAAAAGTAATGACTATAGTTGGTACTCGCCCGGAGATTATTAAGTTAAGCAGAGTTATTTCAGAACTTGAAAAATATACAGATCATATATTAGTGCATACAGGACAAAATTACGATTATGAGCTGAATGAAGTGTTTTTTAATGAGATGGGTATAAAAAAACCAGACTATTTTTTAAATGCCGCCGCAGATAATGCTGCTGAGACTATTGCTAATGTCATTAGTAAATCAGACAAATTACTTGAAGAAGTTAAGCCAGATGCTGTTTTGCTTTATGGTGATACAAATAGTTGTCTTTCTGTGATTTCAGCTAAAAGAAGAAAAATACCTATTTTTCACATGGAAGCTGGAAACAGATGCTTTGATCAGAGAGTTCCAGAAGAGATAAATAGAAAAATAGTTGACCAGCTTAGCGATATAAACATGACTTTAACAGAACATGCAAGAGGATATCTGATTTCAGAGGGAATAAGACCAGAAACTATTATTAAAACTGGTTCATCGATGCTTGAGGTTTTGGAGTATTATAAAAAAGATATAGAAAGTTCAAAAGTATTAGAAAATTTAAACTTGCAAAAGAAAGATTTTTTTATAGTTAGTGCTCATAGAGAAGAAAATGTAGATAGTGAACAAAACTTCAGTGATTTGTTAGACTCTTTAAATATTATGGCAACTACCTACAACAAGAGAATTATAGTTTCTACACACCCTAGAACTAGAAAAAAACTAGAATCTATTGAAACAAAAGATTTTAATCCATTGATAGAATTTATGAAACCGCTTGGTTTTTTCGACTATATTGCATTGCAGATGAATTCATTTTGTGCAATATCTGACAGCGGAACAATTACAGAAGAATCTTCTATATTGGGATTTCCAGCTATTACAATAAGACAAGCCCATGAAAGACCAGAAGGTATGGATGAGGGTACATTAATAATGTCCGGGTTGAAAAGTGATGATATTATTAATGCAATTAACATAGTTACTGAGCAGTTAAAAGAGGTGCCTATGCATATTGTTAAAGACTACGATACTAGTAACGTCTCAAAAAAAGTAGTAAGAATTATTATTAGTTATATAGATTACATAAATAGAACAGTTTGGAAAAAGTATTAGAATGAAAAAAAAAGTTTTAATCTTAGGCTCAACTGGAATGCTAGGACATCAGGTTGTAAATTATTTTTTACAATTTGAAGAGTATGATGTTGTTGATATTGCATTTAGAAATAAATTTAGAGAAGAAACAATTGTTTTAGATGTAACCAACCAAAATATGCTTAGCAAGATTATTGTTGATATTAATTCAGACTTTATTATTAACTGCATAGGTGTTCTAATTGGAGGTTCAAATGAAAGTATTTCAAATGCTATCTATATAAATTCATTTCTGCCTCATAAATTAAAGGATATTGCTAAAACAATAGAAGCTAAATTAATACATATATCTACAGATTGTGTGTTTTCAGGTAAAAAAGGTGGGTATATTGAAAAAGATGAAAGAGATGGACAAGATACTTATGCAAAAACCAAGGCATTAGGTGAAGTTATAGACAATACTAATGCTACTCTGAGAACATCTATTATTGGACCTGAATTAAAAACGAATGGAGAAGGTTTATTTCATTGGTTTATGAATCAGTCCGGCTCAATAAATGGCTTTAACAAGGCTATTTGGTCTGGGGTTACAACACTAGAGCTAGCGCGTGTAGTTAAATGGGCTGTTGAAAATGATATAACAGGTCTTTATCATGTGACAAATAATAAGTCAATAAATAAAAACGAGTTGCTTAATTTATTTAAAAAATATACAAAAAAAGATATTGATATTATTGCAGTTGACGGCAAGAAAGTTGATAAAAGTTTTATAGACACAAGAAAAGAGATTGACTATGCTATCCCAAGCTATGACGAGATGGTAAAAGATATGGTCAATTTAATAAACAACAATAAATTGTATTCTCAATATGTAGCAGGTTAATATAAATTGAAAAAAAAAATATTGATAGTTACTGAGTACTTTTATCCAGAAGAGTTTAAAATTAATGAAATTGCTGTCGCTTGGAAAGAAAAAGGTTATGACGTAGATGTACTTACGCAGAATCCAACATATCCTTTTGGTGAAATTTACAAAGAGTATGAAAATAAGTGGTATAGCAAGGATAGCTATAATGGTATAAATATTTACAGGGTAAAAGCAGTTACTGGATATAAGAGTAGCTTGTTTAAAAAGCTTTTAAAATATTTCACTTTTATGATTTTAGGAAGTATAGTTAGTCTTAAAATCGGTAAAAAATATGACTACGTTTTTGGCTTTGATATTGCTGCTTTAACTTGTATGGTTCCAGCTGTGATTCTTAAAAAAACTTATAAAAAAAATGTGACATTATGGGTGCAAGATGTTTGGCCTGATAGTGTATATGCCTATGGGTTTAAAAAAACAAAACTTTTAGAGTTTATATTAAATGGATTTGTGAAATTTGTTTATAGAAATAGTTCAAATTTTGCAATTTCTGCTAAAGGTTTTGAGAATAAGATTAAGCTATATCTGGATGATAGTAAAGAGATTCGATATTTGCCAAATTGGGCTGATGAATTTAATGAGGAGTTGGAGCCTTTTATATTTAGTGATGAAAAAAAAGTTCACTTTACTTTTGCTGGAAATGTAGGAAAAGTGCAAAACCTTGACAACATATTACTAGCTTATGGCAATTTAGTAGATGATTTGATAGAGAAATCTCAGATAAATATAATAGGAGATGGCTCTCATTTAGAAAGCTTAAAGAAACTAGTTAAAGATAAAGGTTTAAAAAATATTGTTTTCTGGGGAAGAAAACCAAGAGAAGAGATGTATAAATACTTTAAAGCAAGTGATTTTTTAATAGTGTCCTTGATAGATAAACCAATATTTTCACTAACGGTTCCCGCTAAAACTCAAACATATATAGCTGCAAATAAACCATTGTTTGGAGTGATAAAAGGTGAAGCATCAGATATTATAAAAGATAACAACTTGGGATTTTGTGCAGAACCTGAAAATATACAAGAGATTCAAAATACTTTTGAAAAAGCGATATATGCGAGTCCGCAAGAAATAGAAGAATTTACCAGAAATGGCGAAAAATTGACAAATACAATTTTTGACAAGGAAAAGATAATTTCTTCATTATTAAATTTATTAATTGGGAAAGAGAAATGAAATTATTGCTAACAGGTTCAAATGGTTTTATAGGAAACTACTTTATAAGTAAATACGCTGCAAAATATGAAATAACAAAATTCTCATTTTTAAATGATGATTTTAAAGCTTTACATGTAGAAGATGTAGATGTTGTGATTCATCTATCTGCTCTTGTTCATCAGATGGGTGGAGCCAGCAAAGAAGAGTATGAAAAAGTAAATGTGACTCAGACTTTGGAGTTAGCTAAAAAAGCCAAAGAGAGTGGAGTTAAACATTTTGTATTTATGAGTACAGTTAAGGTGTATGGGGAAGAGACAGATGTAGCTTATAACGAAAATAGTGTGTGTAATCCAGAAGATGAGTATGGAAAGAGTAAGTTAAAAGCAGAGCAAGAGTTACAAAAGCTAGAAGATGATAATTTTAAAGTTTCGATTATAAGAACTCCTATCGTTTATGGGTATGGCGTTAAAGCAAATATTAAAAATCTTGTTAGTTTAGTACAGAAAGTTCCTGTTTTGCCGTTTGGTGGGATAGACAATAAGCGAAGTATGGTTTATATAGGAAATCTTTGTCATTTGATAGATTCAGTAGTTAGATTCCAAATCAAGTTTGGAATGACGGATGTGGATGGAATGACGGATGTGAGTGGAATGACTTGTTCTGGTGTATTTTTAGCATCTGATGATAAGGCTATCTCTACTACAAAGCTGATAGAGCTTATTGCAAAAGAGTTAAATAAAAAAGTGTATTTACTAAAAATTCCATTATTTGAAACATTTCTGAAAGTTGTTAAGCCATCTTTTCATAAAAGACTTTATGGGAGCTTAGGAATAGATAACAGACTTACGAAAGATATGTTAGATTTTAAAAATCTATATACAGTCGAAGATGGGATAAAGCATATGATACATGGTGAATGTTAAATTTTAATTTATAAAAGATGCTAAATATGGTACAATATTAAATACTAAAAAAGGATTTGAGAATGCAACCAATATTAGCAAACTATACAGCGAGCATAACAGAACTTAAAAAGTCTCCAACACAGTTACTAAAAGACGCGGGAAATGAAGCTGTAGCAATACTCAATCACAATGTGGCAAGTGCGTATTTGGTGCCAAGTGAGCTTTATGAAAAAATGATGGATATAATAGATGATTATTATTTGGCAAAAGAGGTTGAAGATAGATTGAGTTACAAAGAAGAAGATTTGATTGAAGTTAATATTAATGACCTATAAATTAAAATTTATCAAAGAATCAAATAAAGAATGGAACAAATTAACATCTACTATCAAAGAACAATTTCAAAAAAAGTTAAAAGAGCGATTGGAAAATCCAAAAGTTCCAAAAGATAAACTAAATGGCTATGAAAACATCTATAAAATAAAGCTTAGGAGTGTTGGGTATAGGCTGGCTTATGAAGTTAAAGATGATGAAATAGTAGTTTTAGTTTTAAGTGTAGGAAAAAGAGAAAACAATGCTATTTATTATAATTTGAAAGATAGAGTAGAATGATTTATTTTATACTTTTGTTAAGCTCATTTTTACTTACTTATTTTATAAAAAACTATGCCATAAAAAAATCATTTGTTGCAGAGGTGAACGATAGAAGTTCTCACACTGTACCAACTCCTCATGGCGGTGGTATAGCTATTGCAGTTACTTGGTTTATTGGTATATCGTATATGTATTATATAAACGATATAAATAGCTCTTTGTATTTTGCTTTAATGGTTGGTGTGGTTATATCAGTTGTTAGTTACCTTGATGATTTATATGAACTTAGTGCAAAGGTTAGATTAGTTGCACAAACTTTAGTTGCTCTTTTAGGGCTATACTTTTTAGGCGGACTTGGAAGTTTTGAGCTAGGTTTATTTTCAATAGATAATCAGTTATTTACAAATGTTTTTGCATTTTTTATGATAATCTGGTTTATAAATCTTTATAACTTTTTAGATGGCATAGATGGGTATGCCGGCGGTGAAGCTGTTTTTCTTGGAATTGCCGGATTTTTACTTTTTGGTGGTAGCCACTTTTTGGTTTTGATTGTAGCGGTTTTAGGATTTTTAGTTTGGAACTGGCATAAGGCAAAGATTTTTATGGGTGATGTTGGAAGTACGCTTTTGGGTTACAATATTGCTGTCTTTACCATCTATTATGCAAATCAGGAAAGTTCTAATTTGTGGGTTTGGATAGTGCTTTTTGGAGTGTTTTGGTTTGATGCGACTTTGACGCTGTTTAGAAGATATAAAAACGGTGAGCAGTTAAGCCAAGCGCATAGAAAACATGCATACCAAAGATTAACACAAAGCGGATGGGTTCATGACAGAGTTACTATTTTTTCAGTTTTAGTAAATATTGTATTGTTTTGTACTGTTTATTTTATCTCAAACATATTTGTTTCATTTGTCTTCTCATTGATTATTCTTTACATTGTTATGCGGTTTGTTGATAGCAAAAAAGCTTTTGAATAAGTATGTAGTTATATGTATGCTATAATACATATAATTAGATTGTGGGGTGGATATTATGACAATAAGAAAAAATTTTTTACTTGATGATGAGATAGTAGAACATTTAAAAGAAATAGCGAGCAGAGAAAATATTACTCAGACACAAGTTGTTAAAGATTTGATAGAGGGGAGATATCAAGAGATTTCTATTGAGGAAAAATTGGAAGCACTTAATGCTTTTGCTGGAAGTGGTACAGGCCTTTATGGAGATTTGACAATCCAAGAGATTAAAGCGAATATGGATGTATAAAAAAGTTTTTATAGATGCTAATATCTTTATTGATATTAATGACAGGAACAGAAAAAGATATCAGGAAAGCTTGGATATATTGAAGTATTTGACACAAAATGGGATTGGGATATATACTAGCTGTGATTTAATAACAACTATTTACTATATCTTGGCAAAGGAAGATAAAGCAAATGCCTTGAGTGGGATTGAAAGAATAAATAAAATTTGTAAAGTCATAGAGTTTTCAAATAAAGAGATATCACTGACATGTCAATTGATGAATAAGGATAAAAACTATAAAGATTTAGAGGATACTCTTCAGTATATACTGGCTAAAAAATCAAAATGTGAGCTTATTATATCAAATGATAAAAATTTTTACTCATCTGAAGTAGAGCTACTAAATACTGAGGAGTTTTGCGCAAAATACTTTTAAAAATTAAATTTGTTAAATTTTAATTTTTATAATATACTTCAACAAATTAAAACCAATGTGAAAAGCAGGTAAATAGTTATGAGATTATCAAAAGAAGAGATAACGTTATTGAAAAATAAACTTTATGAAATATCTAGCGATGCAAGGTTGTATCTATTTGGGAGTAGAGTAGACGATACAAAGCGGGGTGGAGATATAGATTTGCTAATTTTATCTGATAAGTTAAGAAAAAAAGATTTACGAAAATTGAGACTTTCATTTTTTGAAAAGTTTGGTGAGCAGAAGATGGATATAATTATTGATGATGGGACATTTAAAAACCAATTTACTAAGCTTATATTTCAAAAGGCGGTATTGTTATGATGAAAGATAAGTTAATACTGGATAAATCATTACTAAAAAAACAACTTGCATGGATTGAGATATCATATAAAGAGTGCCATTTAATAGGAAATAAAAAAAACTACTCTGTTGAGGAGTTTGGTAAATTTGAAACTTTATGTAGCAGATACAGCAGAGGAGTTGATTTTTTAATAAGAAAAATATTTAGAACTTTGGATGAGTATGAGTTTGAAAATCAAGGTACATTGGTAGATGTTGTAAATAATGCTCATAAAAGAGGTTTATTTGAGGATATAGAAGAACTTAGAATTATGAAAGATATTAGAAATACTATAGTTCATGAATATATTGAAGATAATTTAGTAGAAGTATTTGAAGAAGTTTTAGACTACACAGCCAAACTTATTGAAATAATAAATACTACACTGAATTATATGGACAAAATATGAAGATAGGTAAATACAATTGATAAATATAGATAAACGAATATTAAATTTTTTGGTAATTATAATTTTTACCTTTGGCACATTTTGGTGGACTTTTTTTATATTTCACATACCATTTAACTTTAACCTTGTGCTTAGTGTTGTGGTTGTTCGTATGGTTGCATCAGCATTTATTTTTAATGACTACTCACTCTCGTGGTCAAAGGCTTCTCAAAAAACATTTATTATAAAAAGTTTTGTGTATATCTCTGCATTTTTTGTCTATTTCCCTATTTTTTATGGTGAGGTTAGATTTTCATTTTTAGCTTCTGAGCTTTTTTTATATCTCTTTGCAATAAACTTTACTATGTATTTTTACTACTACCTAATTAACAGGAGCCAGATTGCAAAAACAAAATCAGTTGTTATCTATGGTGCTGGAAGAGCTGGCATAAAGCTAGAATCAGAATTTATAAATACTGCATATAAAGTTAAATATTTTGTTGATGATGATAAAATAATTCAAAACCGCTCAATTGATGCGATTAGAGTGATATCAAAACAAAAACTAAAAGAGAAGATTGGCGATGATAAATTTGACTTATTAGTTATTGCAATACCATCGGCATCACAAAATAGGATAAAACAGATTTACGATAATCTATCTAAATACTTTAAAACTATACAGATTTTGCCATCAATGGATGAGATTTTAGACACTAAAGATTTTGCTATGCAGCTAAAAAATGTATCGGTAGAAGATTTACTCGCACGCCACCCTCAGGATTTGGACAAAAGTAAAATATCGTCTTTTATAAAAGGTAAAACCGTTCTTGTAACCGGTGCCGGCGGAAGTATTGGGAGTGAGATATGCAGACAGTGTCAAAAGTTTGGAGCCAAAAAGTTAATACTGCTAGATCATAGTGAATATAACCTCTATGCTATAGAGCAGGAGTTGCAAAAAATTGAAACTATCCCTGTAATGCAAAGTGTTGTTAATAAAGAATTTTTAGATGAAACATTTAAGACTTATAAACCAGAGATAGTTATACATGCAGCTGCCTATAAGCATGTCCCTTTGGTTGAGGCAAACATATACGAAGGAATCTTAAATAATGTTGTTGGAACTAAAAACGTTATAGATGTATCTATAAAATATGGTGTGCAAAAATTTGTGATGATTTCTACAGACAAGGCAGTACGTCCAACTAATGTCATGGGGACAACAAAGCGTATATGTGAGCTTTATGCCCAAAACGTAGTTTCTTTAGAAAATTCAAATGGCAACGGCACAGATATTGTTGCAGTTAGATTTGGTAATGTACTTGGAAGCAGCGGCAGTGTTATACCAAAGTTTAAATCTCAAATAGAAAATGGACAAAACATAACGGTAACACATCCTGATATAACAAGATACTTCATGCTTATTCCAGAGGCATGTGAGTTGGTTCTTCAAGCTGGTGCTATTGGAACGGGTGGAGAGATCTTTATACTTGATATGGGAGAGCCTATAAAGATAGTTGATTTGGCTAAAAAAATGATAGAGCTAAGTGGACGAGAAGGGATCGAAATTGAATTCTCAGGGCTTCGTCCAGGTGAAAAACTCTATGAGGAGTTACTTATAGACGATACTGACTGTAAAACTGATTATGAGTCTATCACTGTTGCAAAACCGACACTTTACGATATAGATAAGTTAAACAGAGATATTGAAGAGTTGCTTACATGTAAAGATAAATTAGCAAAACTAAAGGAAATTGTTCCCGAGTTTAATCATCAAAAGAATGCATAATTTTTATTTGGTATAGATAATATTTAAGCTACAATAATACTATTAATTATAAAAGAGCTAATATGTTAGATATAAACTTATCATCACCTATTTCTATAATGAATGAACTAAAACAAAAATTTAAGGACAAAAGACTGTTTTTAAATCTTACACAAGAGGGATTGGCCACTAGAAGTGCGGTTAGTCTTGGTAGTTTAAAAAGATTTGAAAGTAGTGGTCAAATCTCACTAGAGTCTTTACTGAAATTAGCTTTAGTTTTAGAGTGTTTGGATGATTTCCAACAAATTGCACTACAAAAAAAGCAAACAATTAACTCTATAGATGATTTATATAAAGAAAAAAAACAAAAGCTTCCCAAAAAAGGCAGAATCAAATGAATATAAAAACTATAGATATTTTTTTAAATCAATTTGATAAGAAGCTAAATGTTGGAAGATTAGCATATAAAGATAAAACTATATATTTTGAGTATAGTAAAGATTTTTTAGATACTGGACTTGAAATATCTCCATATAAACTACCGCTAAAAAATGGTGTATTTGTTTGTGAGGATAAAATTTTTGAAGGACTTTATGGAGTATTTGGAGATAGTTTACCAGATGGTTGGGGTAGACTTCTTTTAGATAGATATTTTTTAAAGCAAGGTTTTAGGTACAACGATATCACACCGCTTGATAGATTAAGCAATATAGGAAAATATGGCACAGGGGCACTGAGTTACGAGCCTGTAATTGAGAACATTGTACTGCAGAGAGAAAATATAAGCTTAGATAGATTGGCACAAAGTTCACAAGAGATTTTGCAAGGTAGTAGCGAAGATATGTTAGAAGAATTATTGCTACTGGGAGGATCATCAGCGGGGGCTAGGCCAAAAGCTATGATACAGTTAAATGATGAAGATAAAATCATACATGGTTCCCAAAGTCTGCATTGTGGTTTTGCTCACTGGATGGTAAAATTTGCTTCAAGTAGTGATAGTGCGGATATTGGCAGTATTGAGTATGCATATAGCCTTATGGCTAGGGATGCCAAAATAGATATGAGTAATACAAAACTATTACGCGGCACAAAAAATAGTTATTTTGCAATAAAAAGATTTGATAGGATTGGTGACAACAGGGTTCATCTTCATTCTGTATCTGGTTTGACTCATAGTGATTTTAGGTTTCCAACACTTGACTATGATGATTTACTTACTTTGACTTTACATTTGACAAAAGATATTAATGAGCAGATAAAAATGTTCAGGTTAGCTTGCTTTAACTTATTTGCTCACAATCGTGATGACCATGCAAAAAATTTCTCATTTTTAATGGATAGTGATGGTAGATGGAGATTAAGCCCCGCTTACGATTTAACTTTTTCGTATGGTCCAGGTGGTGAACATAGCACAACTTATCTAGGTGAGGGAAAAAATCCTACAAGTGAGTATCTGCTAAAGCTGGCTAAAAAACATAATATAAAAAATGCAAAAGAGATAGTTGATGAGATAAAATCAGTTGTAAATAATTTTACTATATATGCCAATATAGCTGGAGTTTCTAAACACTCAATAAAAATGATTTGTCAGGCCATTATAGTTATCTAAACTTAAAGAGCTAGTACCCGAGTTTAATCATCAGGCAAATATTTAAAAATAAAATATGAC
The sequence above is drawn from the Candidatus Sulfurimonas baltica genome and encodes:
- a CDS encoding type II toxin-antitoxin system VapC family toxin, which translates into the protein MYKKVFIDANIFIDINDRNRKRYQESLDILKYLTQNGIGIYTSCDLITTIYYILAKEDKANALSGIERINKICKVIEFSNKEISLTCQLMNKDKNYKDLEDTLQYILAKKSKCELIISNDKNFYSSEVELLNTEEFCAKYF
- the pglF gene encoding UDP-N-acetylglucosamine 4,6-dehydratase (configuration-retaining), with translation MNIDKRILNFLVIIIFTFGTFWWTFFIFHIPFNFNLVLSVVVVRMVASAFIFNDYSLSWSKASQKTFIIKSFVYISAFFVYFPIFYGEVRFSFLASELFLYLFAINFTMYFYYYLINRSQIAKTKSVVIYGAGRAGIKLESEFINTAYKVKYFVDDDKIIQNRSIDAIRVISKQKLKEKIGDDKFDLLVIAIPSASQNRIKQIYDNLSKYFKTIQILPSMDEILDTKDFAMQLKNVSVEDLLARHPQDLDKSKISSFIKGKTVLVTGAGGSIGSEICRQCQKFGAKKLILLDHSEYNLYAIEQELQKIETIPVMQSVVNKEFLDETFKTYKPEIVIHAAAYKHVPLVEANIYEGILNNVVGTKNVIDVSIKYGVQKFVMISTDKAVRPTNVMGTTKRICELYAQNVVSLENSNGNGTDIVAVRFGNVLGSSGSVIPKFKSQIENGQNITVTHPDITRYFMLIPEACELVLQAGAIGTGGEIFILDMGEPIKIVDLAKKMIELSGREGIEIEFSGLRPGEKLYEELLIDDTDCKTDYESITVAKPTLYDIDKLNRDIEELLTCKDKLAKLKEIVPEFNHQKNA
- a CDS encoding helix-turn-helix domain-containing protein; translation: MLDINLSSPISIMNELKQKFKDKRLFLNLTQEGLATRSAVSLGSLKRFESSGQISLESLLKLALVLECLDDFQQIALQKKQTINSIDDLYKEKKQKLPKKGRIK
- a CDS encoding nucleotidyltransferase domain-containing protein, which codes for MRLSKEEITLLKNKLYEISSDARLYLFGSRVDDTKRGGDIDLLILSDKLRKKDLRKLRLSFFEKFGEQKMDIIIDDGTFKNQFTKLIFQKAVLL
- a CDS encoding type II toxin-antitoxin system HipA family toxin, which translates into the protein MNIKTIDIFLNQFDKKLNVGRLAYKDKTIYFEYSKDFLDTGLEISPYKLPLKNGVFVCEDKIFEGLYGVFGDSLPDGWGRLLLDRYFLKQGFRYNDITPLDRLSNIGKYGTGALSYEPVIENIVLQRENISLDRLAQSSQEILQGSSEDMLEELLLLGGSSAGARPKAMIQLNDEDKIIHGSQSLHCGFAHWMVKFASSSDSADIGSIEYAYSLMARDAKIDMSNTKLLRGTKNSYFAIKRFDRIGDNRVHLHSVSGLTHSDFRFPTLDYDDLLTLTLHLTKDINEQIKMFRLACFNLFAHNRDDHAKNFSFLMDSDGRWRLSPAYDLTFSYGPGGEHSTTYLGEGKNPTSEYLLKLAKKHNIKNAKEIVDEIKSVVNNFTIYANIAGVSKHSIKMICQAIIVI
- a CDS encoding MraY family glycosyltransferase: MIYFILLLSSFLLTYFIKNYAIKKSFVAEVNDRSSHTVPTPHGGGIAIAVTWFIGISYMYYINDINSSLYFALMVGVVISVVSYLDDLYELSAKVRLVAQTLVALLGLYFLGGLGSFELGLFSIDNQLFTNVFAFFMIIWFINLYNFLDGIDGYAGGEAVFLGIAGFLLFGGSHFLVLIVAVLGFLVWNWHKAKIFMGDVGSTLLGYNIAVFTIYYANQESSNLWVWIVLFGVFWFDATLTLFRRYKNGEQLSQAHRKHAYQRLTQSGWVHDRVTIFSVLVNIVLFCTVYFISNIFVSFVFSLIILYIVMRFVDSKKAFE